TCGTTGTTGATGGTGGCGTTGAAACTCAGGTTGAGCCTGTCGTACTCCTGCTGCAGCTCCTTGAGCCGTCGGGCGGTGGCCAGGACGCGATCGTAGGAACCCGGCCGGCGGATCTCGTCGTGGGTCGGCTGGAAGCCGTCGAGGGAGAGCATGATATTCAGCGTGGTCTCCGGGCAGCGCTCGAGGATTTCGCGAGCTTTTTCGACGATCCGCCCGGTGGCGAAACCGTTGCTCGGGATGCCGATGTTCCGGACCTTGTTTTGCTGCACAAAGATCGCGCAGATCTCGACCAGGTCCTTGCGCAGAAACGGTTCTCCGCCCCCCAGTCCGAGATCCACGAACTCCCCCATGCCGCGGGAAAACTCCCCGATTTCTTCCAGGGTCAGGTCGTCTTTGGGATCGCCCCAGATGTCGTCGCCGCAGTGCTTGCACTCCATGTCGCAGCGGGTCGTGATGTGGAACATGAGCATGAGCGGCGTGGCGGGACGCTGGCCGGGAAAGCCGTATTTCATAAGTCGGGTGATGGCG
The genomic region above belongs to Desulfuromonas sp. TF and contains:
- a CDS encoding radical SAM protein; its protein translation is MGFTHAITRLMKYGFPGQRPATPLMLMFHITTRCDMECKHCGDDIWGDPKDDLTLEEIGEFSRGMGEFVDLGLGGGEPFLRKDLVEICAIFVQQNKVRNIGIPSNGFATGRIVEKAREILERCPETTLNIMLSLDGFQPTHDEIRRPGSYDRVLATARRLKELQQEYDRLNLSFNATINNENWRELPDLARFLQDEYQANLDFNVLTGDPRDPGLVVPAPEILEETIEGIYAVRETSPLTDHYLRICQDVIVRTNAEDRQVVPCRAGSLIGTVHANGDVRVCPYLPVIGNVRERTFQEIWQSEQALAQHRSISAGDCSCNSDCFIVTSLNHYWKLPLMVLHEKVKL